In the genome of Phragmites australis chromosome 9, lpPhrAust1.1, whole genome shotgun sequence, the window CTCGACTCGATCCTCTTGGACGAGATCTTCTTCTCAGGCTTGAAGCACGAAAAGCAGCTCATCTTTCTCAACTGTATGAAACCTTCAATCTCTGCTCCTCTCTGCTCTTGCAATTCACAAAcgtcctctttttttcttctagaatACACAGACGAACTCACAAACCTCCTTGTGTTGACAATGGCAGCAAGGGTGAGAGTTTATATgtagcctcctcctccttcctagCTAAAGATCTCCTATCCAGGTTATAGATTGTTGTTCTTGCTTTGTGCGCGGAAAATGTGATCCCTGTGAGGGAATGTGGTCAAATAGGAGGAGCATTTTCTTCATGCCTTAGTGGAAGAGAATGTGCTGAACCAATAATAGGAGTCTCGGCCATGCCTGGGTCCTAAAATTAGAAGCTTTGCTTCTTCCAGGATCTGTGTCCCAGGTAACGTGCTGGATGCAACGTCTTTCCTTAGAAAGTTCGGAGTCGAGAAGCCAACCCcactgggtttttttttttttttttttttttgtgcttgtGCTGTCTCTGATTGGTTAGAATTTAGGGATGACCTATTTTTTGCTGCTTAGTCTCATTTGGGTGATAGACTGGTTGTCAGCTGGGTTAAATTTACTTGATAAGCTCATATGGTTATTGTTCCAATTTTGGTTGGTACCATCTGGGTGCCTATTTGTTTCTGGAAACGGTGTCCAGGACCAATAGGTCATCCATCATACAACTAGTCTAGGGCACAGATCTGGTGGCATgtgcctgctgctgctactgtgCTAACCATACAACTCAGCACTTTTTTATAGGCTTTAAGCGGTCAGTTTtagaggcaaagaaaaaaaaacactgctATTTGTGGACAGGGATCGTCTAACGTACTGCACGGTCATGACGTACTGCACACCTGTTGACATGCGGGCCTAGGCCCCACGTGTCAGTTGCCCTGCAGTACGATGGGGATCTCAGTAGCCGTCTCTGAATATAGGCTCAAGGGTCTGGTTGTCTGATACATGATGATTGTACTGCCTGATACCTGATAGTCCTTTCTGAATACAGGACTGGCACATGGAAGAGTTGTCAATGTGTTAGAAACAAATACTACATGAGGTCACTTCAAAATTGAAGAGCTCAGCTCTGTATCGTGGAtgcagtgtttttttttttttttgttgcagtCAAGAAACCCACAAGCTCAAGTCCGAGAAAAAATTCTGGCCGACGCCCATGAACCATGATCCATCCATCCTTGTGCAATTAAAGGTCAGTCGTGAAGTTGTGCCTTGCCTGCCTGCCATGCCATGGCACATAGGTCCACAGATGCAGGGCTGGCCTTAGTACCAGTAAGGTGAGCATATGGTACGGGTCTAGTCTAGTATGATTCTTTCATGGTTGATCTATTATAGGACTGACCACCGACCATTAAAGTTTAGTTGGAGGTACAAGTTTATTAATTCATACAGTGCAATTTACTCGAACGAGTTTCAAGTTTTGTTTTGGGTACAAGTCTATGAACCGAAACTATGGTGCAAGTTTCTGGTACGATGATGATACACAAGAGGTGAGAGAGACGGCGGAGATCTTGATGATGTGGTGAAGTGAAGCATCGGCAGGATAGGATAGATTCCAGGACCAGAATTTTGGCATTGGCTAGCATGAGCAGAAAGGCACAGCGTACCCGTTTTCTCTGGTCCATCACTATAGCATGACTAAGGAGCATCGTAACAGTCTTTGCATATATAAATAGGCCTACTACAATGTCCAGCACTCCAATTCCTTCCCAGAcgtacaaacacaatgacaggGACGCTAGACCGTCCGTATGGCCCAGACAGACATGATATCTGGTGTCTGTCGCCTGCTCCAGGAAGTTGAAATCCTCAGGTCCAAATCGCCTTTCCGTTTGATCTTTCAAAGTGATTTGCTCTTTTCAGAGGCCGCTTCATTTAAATTCGAATACTTTTTAGCACCTGGAGACGTCGACGGAAAGAAAAGAGCCTGATGACCGGTATTTCATTATGCAAGCGACAATATTCATACCATTTTCATGCTGTTTGATTGGAAACTAGGTTGACTCCGGAAAAGCGAAAAGCGTCGGCACACCGGTTTGGTTAATCAGACACCAGGCCCACGGAAAAAAGAAATGCAACGGTGTTTCATATGCTTAATCCTGCAGCACTATCGGGACAGCCGCCACATATTTCTAATATGGATATCAAAAcgtttaaataaaaaattatactgTATACTTATTACTTGATATATATGATTTACATTAAGTGGATCTCGTGCACCATTTTAAGATCTAGGTGGCGGTCATTCAGATGGTGTTGCATATAATGTTTTGGTAGGCAGTGCTGCAGTGGTTTGTCCATGCTCATGGTGGCATCAGTTGGTGCTGCCTTCCTTTCTCGTAGACGACGTACGGCACCAGTGTTAGTGCAGTTAGGATTAGTGCGAGTGCTTCGTCGTGACTTTGGGTTGGTGACATGCATCATGGATGGCTACCACGCCATGACAAAGCAAAATGCAGCACTTGCACTGGAAGAGGAGAAGATTAGGTCGTCGTCGATGAACAGAAGATGCTTTCCTTGCCATGCGCCAACCACCAGCTCAGCCCAAGCACAGGATTGCACACCAAACAAGTCATTCCTGCAAAGATGGATATTTTTCCTCGTGTGATGCCATCGCGGGGAGAAAGGAAGAAATCCTTCTTGTTCACAAAGAAAGAATCTTCTCGTCGAACTGAACGAATGAATAATCTGAATTCTGAATTCTTATCAAGACAAATATTACAAATGGAGACTTTGTTGATTTGGACTTCGGAGTCCAATGCTGCTAATCTATGTACTCATACATACATGGTGAATTTCGCATTCAAGATCGACAAGTGGAAGGAAGGACTGTAGCTAGGATATGCCAGGATTTATGCTTCAGTCACCTGGCGTCGCCGCCGGTGCTGCTGAACCCGATGTCGTGCCCGCCCCTCCGCAGTGTGCTCGTCAGCGACGACGAGCTCAGCGAGTCGGACGACAAGTCCGACAGGTTCAGCACCAGCGCGTTGTAGTCCGACACGCTGTCCTGCAGGCTCAGCAGCAGCTGATGGTTGGCGTTGAAGCTCATGGACGGCCGCACCGCCGGCACGAACGGCGGGTCCGCCTCGCCGCTCAGCATCTGCACCACGGCGCGCATCCCCGGCCGCAGCGCCGGCTCAGGGCTGGAGCACGCCAGCCCCACCAGCAGTGCGCGCCGCATCTCGCCCTCGTCGTACTCGCCGCCCAACCGCGGGTCGACGGCATCCAGCACGCGGCCCTCGCCGTGCAGGCTCCACACCCACTCCACGAGGTTGTTGCACCGGCCCTCCGTGCCGATGGGCCGCCGCCCGCACGCCACCTCCAGCACCAGCGCGCCGAAGCTGAACACGTCGGTGCCCTCGGTGGCGCGCCCGGTGAGTAGGTACTCCGGCGCCAGGTAACCCATCGTGCCGGCAGCGGCGGTCGCGTCGGGGGACTCGCCGTGCTCCGCCTGGCGCGCGAGGCCGAAATCCCCGAGGCGCGCGCGGTACGCCTCGTCGAGCATGACGTTGCTGGACTTGACGTCCCGGTGGATGACGCGGCGCTCGCACTCGTGGTGGAGGTAGGCCAGCGCGGAGGCCACGCCGGCGAGGATCTCGCGGCGGTGGTGCCACGGGAGCACATGGGACGAGGCGTCGAACAGCGCCCGGTCGAGGCTGCCGTTGCGCATGTAGTCGTAGACCAGCAAGATCTCGCCTTTCTCGTAGCACCACCCCTGGAGGCGGAGGAGGTTGCGGtggcggaggccggcgatgatcGAGAGCTCGGACTGGAACTCAGAGCGCGCCTGCTCTCCGTTGGCGTTGGCGTTGGCGTTGGTGCAGCGCTTCACGGCGACCATGGCGCCGGTGTCGGGGATGATGCCCTTGTACACGATGCCGAATGCGCCGTTGCCGATGACGCGGGACGCGTCGAAGCCGCGCGTCGCGGCGCTCAGCTCCTTATAGCTGAACTCCCGCGGCGACCGCGCGAGCGCCGCTGCGGACGCGAGGCTGTCGCGCTTCTTGGCCACCGTCAATGCCGTGCGCTTCCTGGCCCTCGCGCGGCGCGCGAGCGCCCAGAACGCGAAGCCCGCGAACGACACGGCCACGAAGGCGCCCGCCGTCGCGGCGCCGGCCACGGCCGCGTGCTTGGGCGGGTGCGGCGAGCCGGCATGCCCCGCAGCTGCATTCGCCGGAGCGCTCGCCGCGGTGATCGAGCTAGTAGGCGCCAAAACCGTCACGGCTGGCGGCGACGGCGTCACTCCCGGGAGCAGCGGCGAAGGAAGCACCGGATTGACGCTCGCCGGAGGGGGGGCAACCGTGGAAGCGGGCGATTCCGGCACGGGCACAGGCGCCGGCGACGCGGTCGAGAAGCTCCACCACTCGATGGCGTGAACCTCCGTGCTCCCCTGGGTGGACGCCGAGAAGCCGACGAAAGCTGCGTCCTTGACATCATCCCCAAGGTCCAAAGGCACGGAAAGCACCGGCGCCCGCGGCCGCTTCGCCGCGTAGGACACGAACACCTCCATGGTCCCCGCCTTGTAGTCGATCCACGCGTTGACGGTCCTCCCGCTGGTGAGCTCGACGCCCGCCTCGTCGAGGTCCGCCACGGCCGCGGACACCATGGACCCAAGATCCAGACCCACGTGGTTCCCGTTGACGTCCCCGAACTGCACGTCCATGAGCGTGTCGAACTCGACGGCGGCTGCGTCGGTCCCGGTGGAGACGCCGATGTAGGGCCCGGCCTCGCCGAGGGCGGCGTcgtcggcggcgacgacgaaggCGAGCCCCCCGCCGACGGAGGAGGGGTTGAGCGTGGTGACGGTGAAGGCGAACTGGGTGGAGAATCCGGCGCGGAGCGGGACGGCGTAGGCGTAGAGCGCGCGGCCGGCGCCGGAGGTAGGGACGGGGAGGTCGCGGGAGAGGCGGATGGTGCCGTTCTTGAGGTGCGCGTCGCCCAGCAGCTTGAGGCTGCCGAGGGTGAGCGTGGCGTAGTCGAATCGCAGAGCCGTGGCGAGCTCCTCACCGcgcatgaggaggaggatgagcaaTGCGAGCGAGAGCGCGGCTCTTGCCatggcgggcgcgggcggcggaggCACTGGCATGGGGCCTAGTATACATCAGCAGCCGAGCATGGGATCCCGATTCCCGACCCAAGAAGCAAGCAGTCGAGCAGAGGattggggaggggaggggaggtaatacgagaggagagagagtgagagttggtgaggtgggAGACTCGATTTAGAGACACGTGCGCCGGGGTGGCAACGGTAGGGAGGTCAGGGAAGGAGAACAGAAGAGGATGCTGTCTGctggagaaggaagaagagtgTGGAGTGTGAGTGGGTGGGCAGTTGGCGACTGGGGAGTGTGAGTGCCGTGGCTGCTTCCCTTGGCCTGCGCGTCATCCACCCCATCAGTCGTGGACGGGCGCTGGACAGAGAGGCTGGCAGGGATCCAGCCAGCTAGTGCGGTGGTGccggctgccgctgccgctgccgctgccgtgTCGTTCTGCGGCGGTGCCCCGTGCCAATCCCTCTCCTACCACTGCCGCTGCAGCCTGCAGCCGGACTCCAACGGTAGCAAACGCCATTGCCGTTGGCACGTCGCGTCGCACACGGCCTGGCCCTGATTTTCATACAATATAATAGTAAGTAATCCACTGGATCGGCCTGGCTCTGATTTCCATTCCAAACCACACACTCATCAGTACGTACGCCGTTGCCGATGCATTAGCCGGCACACTCCATCACCTATCTCACGCATCATTCTGAATGCCAGCACGGATCCGGATCTATACAAAACTTCCAGCTGGTGATAGAAAAATGATCGATCTGTGCACGAAATTAGAGTGTCTATCAAGGAAGGTCCAAAGGTTGATCTTCACATCTCAGCAAGTCATTCCATGTCgcatatacacatacacatgcGCATACACAAGGGTTGAACAACTGCAGGTGACAGGAGACCCGTAATGATTTTGTTGGCAGCAATCCACCTTGGTTTGTTAATTCAACCGCGATCTGAGTTCGATTAACTACTACTAcctctatttttaaataattgacAATTTTAACTTTGAGTTCATGCCTTGACCAATGatttttaacaaatacataAGCAAATAGTTGAAACTATGTTTAAAGTACTTTTAGTCGTAAATTTAACGATACCATATCTATTTTACTtcattaaatattttataatgtGTTGTTGGTCAAAGTGCGAATGACCAAGTCAAAATTATCAGTTATTTAAAAACGGATGGAGTAATTTGTTAGGAGCATAATCGCAATCAGGCCGATCTGCTCCAGATTAGTACACTGAACTCATCAGCTCTCTCTGCCAACCATAATAATCCCTAGTATTTTTTCATTCTTTGAGGTGGCCGCTAGTGTTACTGCAACGAATAAGTGAGTGATCGATACTGATAGCAGCACGAGCTCCAAAACTTAGCCATGCCACATGCTGTATCGTCTATCGAGACGATGCGACTGCTTACCATGCAGCCGCACGCCTCGCCATTTTTGGGCTAGGCATCTATCTCTGCATCAGCTGCAGGGTCACAGGCTCACAGAAATGAGACAGCTTGACGCATTTCTGATGGAGGAGACATTTTGTTCCAGCTCCTCTTCACCACTTCGATATCGCAATTATATTCGCTCACTAATTTAGTCCACAAGAAAAATGATGAGCGACGACAAGAGGAACCCACTCCGCTCTGCATCTCATCTCCGACGATAGTCCGGCCCACCGGCGTTGAGAATAATGGAAGAAGACCATGACGGCAAGGTTGGCATTCCTTGCAAGCTAGTTAAAAAGGGCCCCAAAAAAGAATACTCCATACATGACTGCACGATATGTCGATGGATTTATACTATAACAACAAAACAAGTGTTGGTATCTCAATGGACCCTTGCGAAGCATACCTGCATGCTTCAAGCGTACTCAATCTTGTCGAGAGGGCAGCAAGCCGGGACTAAAATTTCAGCGAAATTTTGCGGATCTTGAGAATTTTGGAGGAGACGAAATATCTAACTCCGAATTATTCTTTCGGTGGCATGTGATCGAAATTTTAGTgaatttcatgaattatgatttttttcgctgatgaatgaaaaaaatgtaaaacaaaattaaaatccctgACAGCTAAGTAGTTGTCTAGCTCTCATTGCTTCCTCGCTTTGTCATACATACATCAATGCCTAATCCTCTTGGCTTTAGTTTGCTAAGTAATTGTCTGCGAACTTTGCATGCGGGTATTAAGTGCAAACAGGTCACGGCACGCTTGGGTGCTCATCACATCTGGTTCGAAGACGATGATTAACGCAGCTAGAGAAAATCCAAAATCCCATCCAAATCCAAACAAAGAAACCCAATTCAAATCCATTGCGAAGCAATATATACCTTGATCACATTGCCAAGCATTTTGAACATGTTAGCAAAACTCGTATATCAGGTTCTAAGCATTCGACTTTGCTAATTAAGAAAATGGGAGAAACCaacggtgcaagtgacaaatcTAATTAGGTGAGTGATCTTGAAATAAGAAAGGCCCAATGCAATTAGGTGAGGAGGGAAGACCaaccaaagagaagaaaaagaagaagaagaagaagggatctgACCAAACCACCGGGATCCCCGGATTTCATCGTTGTCATGTCCCATGCGTCAGTGATGAAGTTACTGTGACTTCGACGTTGTATGATGtcattttgttgtatatttgCACCGACTTCTATACatatacatgaaaaaaaaagaaataaaaaagaaaagaagaaagctaGGCAGGCCCATTTCTTTTAGGCCAGCCCAGGctctctcctcccccttctcttCTGTCGGTCCGAGCAGGCCCAACCCCctttcccttctcttctccctgTCGTGTGGCCTAGCCTAGTCGGCCGGCCTCCTTCTCCCGCACTGAACCGGCCTGGCCCAGTCACCCCCTCTCCTCCTTATCCCGTCAACCGAGCTGCCCTAGGGGGCGGCCGACTCCTGTTTCTTTTCCTTGTCGCATGCGTCGCCTTGCCCACGGCACGTGCCAGATCATGCCGCCCCTTCCTAGGCCCAAGCTGCATGGTCGTTGCGCGCTCCTCTCCCCTTCTCCTCCGGTTGGTGGACCGCCGCTACCACATCCTTTCCTCAATCAATTCATCCACATGCTTATCTCTTCCCATCCCTATCTCTTCCCCAAAACCCGAGCGCCTTCGATCTGATAACTTCGCAAAGGAAAACCCCTAGCCACCGCTATAAGAGGCTGGGAGGGGGTGcccgtggaggaggaggaggcaacaaAGAGAGGGGGCCGGATCCAAGagaatagatatatatatatagagagagagccACCGCCACTTCAATCCACTACTTCAATCCACGCCTTTGTGTCGTGGCTGTGCGCAAGCAGGTGTTTACGCCAGTTGGCCTTGCGCCGCTCCGTGCGAGCAGGTGGCGCCGGCCGGCCTTGCGCCGCGCCATGCGAGCAGGTGGTTCTTTTTTCTGTGATGGTGTCCGACCAGCCCTCATGTCGCGTTCGTGGAGGCTATGCTGTGTGCTTTGGCCGGTGGTTCTTTGCTCTATGGTGGTGATTCGGCCGGCCTTTGTTGCCGCGACCATGTGATACAAGTGTGTTCCGACTGGTCTTCGTGCCGTGGCCGTCGAGTTGGGTTTCGGCCGACACTCGCGTTGTGGCCGTGGAGTGTGGGCCGCTGCTGTGCGAGCTGCTGTTGGTTCCTTTCTAATTCATGTGGGTCTCTGGCCATGTGTGTCCCGTGTTGCACGAGCGTGTTGATTTTTGCTTTGGCACGGCTGGCTTCGTGCTGTGATCGTTGAATTTGGTTTTGTCTCTGGCCGTCCGTGCCTCCGTGCCGTGAGAGCGCGTCGAGTTTGATTTTACTTAGGTTGGAATGCATGTATGCCTTGCCGTTGGGATGATCTATATGGCCTTTGCCGTGTGTACGCGCTACTGACAGGGTGGGCCATGTCGCTAGTGGCTTGCTGCTAGTTGGGTGGGCTGTGCCGCCATGCGTGTATGCCTCACGAGTTTTCAGCTATGCCATTGAGTTGGCATCCATGCGTGTGCTCCGACCGGCCTAGTGAAGATGTATTCCGCTGTGTTGAGATGCTTTGGCCAGATTTGTGGTTGTTGTCTTCAGGATACTTGCGGGCATGTGTTTGTGATGGTGTTTTGATGATCTTTGCTGCACTCTGGTTAGTGTATGTTGGTCACGCTGTTGATATGTCCATGCTAGACATTAACGCGTTGGCGTGTTTGGGACATCAGGCCAGTGCTTTGGTATTTCCTTCTTCGTCAACAGATTCTGGGCACTATTGTTGTATTTGGTTGCCTATTCTTAGGTGACTGATGGTGTTAACCCTTTGTTGTCCAGTTATTAACCATTTGTTACTGCCTTAAAGGAAATTGTTGTCTGTTACCTGTGGCTATCCTGTTATGATAGCTCGGTTTAGTTGGCTATTGCTTTAGTAATGAATGGGTTTGAACTATGGTTGATGGCGGTTTGATGAGGGATGGTGGCTGTGGGTTTGGTCTCCTGCTATCATCAGTCTTGTTGAGTTGTTACTAGTAATGCTCATTTATCTGATGATTGATGGTAATAAAGTTGAGGCTGTGGCTCTTGCTTTCTCTAAGGGATTGATGGTTGCTTGTTGCCTTTGAGTTAACTAATGATGACAGTGAGGCTAAAGGGGGAATGTTGCCTATGTTGCCGAGACCAATGATGCTAGGGCTGAGGTCAAGGGAGGGTTTAGTGTGGCTAAGCCGATTGCTGGGCTCCTGGGTAATGCTGGTTGTAGCTATACGAGACGTCGTGCCCCTAACCTTTCTCTCCCGTCTTATATATGTCACCtaaggccgaggccgaggccgatgATGAGGGATTGTACAGATTCTGAGGCTGAGGCTATTCAGCCGACGATGACCCGAAATATATAAACAGGACATAAAGCTAATGCTAGACTGTTTATCccatcttttccttttatttattATCTAATACTCACTCTGCTTTATATTTGATGCGTGTGTCTACAACCTTACAAACTCAAAGATGACCTGACGACGATCAGCAGCAGCTTAATTGGAGGTTGTTCGAGAAGCCGGACGTAATTAACCAGAGGTCTTGCGAGACCATGGGAACTAGAATTAGCAATCGCCAGAAGAAAAATAGTCAGTAGCGTGTGcgtatgtgtgtatgtgtgagATATTGTACCTATGtaactgtactttatgatttcaataatgaatgaataaattACACATTTTAATTACATTTTATCTTATATTCTTTCGTATACGTTGATATACTGGTACATCCATGatacatatataattatataataCAACAGTTCGAATACATAAAATGACATGTTTCTAATGAGCAAAACAGACGTACGTCAAGGGCTCCCGGTCCCTGAACAAATGCCTCCCATCTGCCATCAAGCCAAGGGCATGtgaaggaggagaaaaaggaggCAGCTGGGCCCACGACGCAGAGGGATAACCCAAGCAGCGAACGCTGGTCCTTCACTTCCTTGGCTCCTTGCTCACGTGGCGTAGATCGAAAAGCTGAAATTGCCATCAACTTCTAGGTTATGCTTGTGTGTCCTCACATGCCAATATTTTTTATCAGGATTGCAAATGGTAGCGGAAAAGAGGAAATTCATAATGGTCTCTGGGCATCCATCGAAAGCCAattcaagagagagagagagagagagagagaaaagagttttGGTTTGCTGGTGAGACCATGACATGTAGATTCCCATTCTTTTTCGCGTTTAGTTAGCAGTCGAAAATGGGCGCATGACATATTGGAAAATTCATGATGGATTCCCAGGGTAGAGAACATCCGGaacacaacacacacacacctcTCAGCTCTCAGGCCCACTCCAATTCAAACCAAAAAGACCCCAGGCCCACAGCCCAGTCGAACAGCTTATAGAGGTTGTATCGCAGCCCAGCCCAGATAGGGGTGGAGTGTGCAGCCCATCAGACAGTAAGCCAGGCCCATGCCCAAAATTCGAACCCCGGATTCCCGAAGCCCGATCCCTGGAGGTtctttaatttatatatttttattttttaata includes:
- the LOC133928382 gene encoding L-type lectin-domain containing receptor kinase VIII.2-like, whose translation is MPVPPPPAPAMARAALSLALLILLLMRGEELATALRFDYATLTLGSLKLLGDAHLKNGTIRLSRDLPVPTSGAGRALYAYAVPLRAGFSTQFAFTVTTLNPSSVGGGLAFVVAADDAALGEAGPYIGVSTGTDAAAVEFDTLMDVQFGDVNGNHVGLDLGSMVSAAVADLDEAGVELTSGRTVNAWIDYKAGTMEVFVSYAAKRPRAPVLSVPLDLGDDVKDAAFVGFSASTQGSTEVHAIEWWSFSTASPAPVPVPESPASTVAPPPASVNPVLPSPLLPGVTPSPPAVTVLAPTSSITAASAPANAAAGHAGSPHPPKHAAVAGAATAGAFVAVSFAGFAFWALARRARARKRTALTVAKKRDSLASAAALARSPREFSYKELSAATRGFDASRVIGNGAFGIVYKGIIPDTGAMVAVKRCTNANANANGEQARSEFQSELSIIAGLRHRNLLRLQGWCYEKGEILLVYDYMRNGSLDRALFDASSHVLPWHHRREILAGVASALAYLHHECERRVIHRDVKSSNVMLDEAYRARLGDFGLARQAEHGESPDATAAAGTMGYLAPEYLLTGRATEGTDVFSFGALVLEVACGRRPIGTEGRCNNLVEWVWSLHGEGRVLDAVDPRLGGEYDEGEMRRALLVGLACSSPEPALRPGMRAVVQMLSGEADPPFVPAVRPSMSFNANHQLLLSLQDSVSDYNALVLNLSDLSSDSLSSSSLTSTLRRGGHDIGFSSTGGDAR